A genomic segment from Vagococcus zengguangii encodes:
- a CDS encoding ABC transporter permease, producing MKIRDIIKTANQNLKRNKGRTFLTIIAIFIGAFTISLTAGINTGVNNFINTQVKSVDRNNLLQIQKKVDTDAMLDSSPKEYNEDNTNATDDYVLTKKDVEKVKKLKWFSDVSPSESIAINYIEGINNKKFELPASIDDGTSYTLESGKQLNNNKNENEVLLTTDYVKSLGYQSNKEILNKTVKLNVSPQASDERITIEATVVGVLAPNSILGVQPTVNKHLSQQILNINHKGLPESLKNQYYSMVATIKDPTSENIESIKTDLDKLGYKGQTFEDMIGTVSTAVNAITSVLIIFGAISLLAASFGIINTLYMSVQDRTREIGLMKAMGMSNGKLFLSFTIESVLIGLIGALLGILGAFGSSVIINKVAAKSFIQGFENLSLIQFNSTSISLIVLVIVLISFLAGTLPAKRAAKLDPITALRYE from the coding sequence ATGAAAATACGCGATATTATTAAAACAGCCAATCAAAATTTAAAAAGGAATAAAGGCAGAACATTCCTTACAATTATTGCTATCTTTATCGGAGCTTTTACGATATCTCTGACTGCAGGGATTAACACTGGGGTTAATAATTTTATCAATACACAAGTAAAGTCTGTAGATAGAAATAACTTACTGCAGATACAGAAAAAAGTGGATACTGATGCGATGTTGGACTCTTCTCCAAAGGAATACAATGAAGATAACACTAACGCTACTGATGATTATGTATTAACAAAAAAAGATGTTGAAAAAGTAAAAAAATTAAAATGGTTTTCAGATGTTTCACCTAGTGAATCAATTGCTATCAACTATATAGAAGGAATTAATAATAAGAAATTCGAACTCCCTGCCAGCATTGATGATGGGACATCTTATACACTCGAATCTGGGAAACAACTAAATAATAATAAAAACGAAAATGAAGTGCTTTTAACAACCGACTATGTTAAATCATTAGGCTACCAATCTAATAAAGAAATATTGAATAAAACGGTAAAACTAAATGTTTCGCCTCAAGCTTCTGATGAAAGAATAACTATCGAAGCGACTGTTGTAGGGGTTTTAGCACCTAATAGCATATTGGGGGTACAGCCTACTGTCAATAAACACCTATCTCAGCAAATTCTTAATATAAATCACAAAGGTTTACCAGAGAGTCTAAAAAACCAATACTACTCAATGGTCGCTACTATTAAGGATCCTACCTCTGAAAATATAGAATCAATTAAAACAGACTTAGATAAATTAGGATATAAAGGACAGACTTTTGAAGACATGATTGGCACTGTTTCAACAGCTGTCAACGCTATTACATCAGTTTTAATTATTTTCGGGGCCATTTCTCTTCTAGCAGCAAGTTTTGGTATTATCAACACACTGTATATGTCTGTTCAAGATAGAACACGTGAAATTGGTCTAATGAAAGCAATGGGAATGAGTAATGGTAAATTATTTTTAAGTTTTACCATTGAATCAGTACTTATTGGATTAATTGGAGCGCTTTTGGGAATATTGGGAGCATTTGGAAGTTCTGTAATTATTAACAAGGTAGCGGCTAAATCATTTATTCAAGGATTTGAAAATTTAAGTTTAATTCAGTTTAACTCTACATCTATCAGTCTTATCGTTTTAGTTATCGTATTAATTTCATTTTTAGCCGGAACACTTCCAGCCAAACGTGCGGCTAAATTAGATCCAATTACAGCATTAAGGTATGAATAA
- the lepB gene encoding signal peptidase I translates to MQQLKLLKTGLKIIFCLLLVAWLLVRFFISPAFHMISGKSMNPILNNGDYVLTTKVEEINRYSIIVIKEKKSEELLVKRVIGIPGDTVSVSGNNVSIGNQKSGDSSFTYNFQVTHDVISQLELNNKIPQNNFFVIGDNLKYSRDSRIFGLIEESQILEQVKWKIWPIADFQRVD, encoded by the coding sequence ATGCAACAGTTGAAATTGCTTAAGACTGGATTGAAAATTATTTTTTGTCTGCTATTAGTAGCGTGGTTATTAGTGAGGTTTTTTATTAGTCCGGCTTTTCATATGATTTCAGGTAAATCTATGAATCCTATATTAAATAACGGTGACTATGTGTTAACTACTAAAGTTGAAGAAATAAATAGATACAGTATCATTGTAATAAAAGAAAAAAAATCGGAAGAATTGCTTGTTAAACGTGTCATTGGTATACCTGGAGATACAGTAAGTGTCTCAGGAAATAATGTATCTATTGGAAATCAGAAAAGTGGAGACTCAAGTTTTACATACAATTTTCAAGTTACACATGATGTAATATCTCAACTAGAATTAAATAACAAAATACCCCAGAATAACTTTTTTGTTATCGGAGATAATCTGAAATATTCACGTGATAGCAGGATATTTGGTTTGATTGAAGAGTCGCAAATACTAGAACAAGTGAAATGGAAAATTTGGCCAATCGCGGATTTTCAAAGAGTGGATTAA
- a CDS encoding glucosaminidase domain-containing protein yields MKLKNTALIALTIFAFSEVTSIVSEISQSKPLKADEIGESQTSDSNSQVLPGNTVDSTDPVVEETFPTIEQSTTETSIEVETETTDSSEVPEESSTSEESAESTTETSIEVETETTDSSEVTTDSSQENSESTTESSTTPSKDPETSESKPATSKPDKESKPAKKPVDTSKPKEEVKPSDNRVVVERPTSNAIIDLGEATKDFTTSNLLNYRLPLLSELKSDEEAVLIYGGLLLVGKDRFEEETTKDKKNKEQKVDPITSKGLMTWLGKKYFNQDLLSDNAKKITDKETIKIGDVVVWTNYLDQTQYGLYIGDDILITVENVGDDQYEVVTQYYIENDDQTIYRNGSLALNKEGQSLLKQYPASMNFQTNPLTKKFIELIGEGARELGLKYDVFASVMIAQALLESASGTSGLAQAPNHNLFGIKGQYKNQSVSMSTSEDDGKGNLYTIQSAFRKYPSYQESLKDYVSLIKNGTAWKDDFYKETWRSEANNYITAAQSLTGKYATDTQYDKKIVSLIAAYDLTQYDEPKLDTTVAGKTSGILTSRAAIPKEYRELMKFPDYNQKNYNTSGSYPVGQCTWYAYNRVAQLGMVVDDYMGNGGEWGAKGARLGYKVTSTPKAGYLVSFLPGVAGSSSQYGHVAFVEAVTKDGILISEGNVVGGTRVSYRIISNDIARSSQVNYIVAKQK; encoded by the coding sequence TTGAAATTAAAAAACACAGCGTTGATTGCTTTAACAATCTTTGCTTTCTCAGAAGTAACAAGTATAGTATCAGAAATATCTCAGAGTAAGCCATTAAAAGCAGATGAAATAGGTGAAAGTCAAACTTCAGATAGTAATTCACAAGTGTTACCTGGAAATACTGTAGACTCTACAGATCCGGTGGTAGAAGAAACATTTCCTACTATAGAACAATCAACAACTGAAACAAGTATAGAAGTAGAAACTGAAACAACAGATTCAAGTGAAGTACCAGAAGAGTCATCGACATCAGAAGAATCTGCTGAATCAACAACTGAAACAAGTATAGAAGTAGAAACTGAAACAACAGATTCAAGTGAAGTAACGACAGACTCAAGTCAAGAAAACAGTGAGTCAACAACAGAGTCAAGTACGACACCTTCCAAAGACCCTGAAACGTCGGAAAGTAAACCTGCAACGTCAAAACCAGATAAAGAATCAAAACCTGCTAAAAAACCAGTTGACACATCAAAACCTAAAGAGGAAGTAAAACCAAGTGACAATCGTGTGGTAGTAGAACGTCCAACGTCAAATGCTATTATTGATTTAGGTGAAGCAACGAAAGATTTTACTACTTCTAATCTGTTAAATTATCGTTTGCCTTTATTATCAGAATTAAAATCAGATGAAGAAGCAGTGTTAATTTATGGTGGTTTACTCTTAGTTGGTAAAGATCGTTTTGAAGAAGAAACAACCAAAGACAAAAAAAATAAAGAACAAAAAGTTGACCCCATTACGTCAAAAGGTTTAATGACATGGTTAGGTAAGAAGTATTTTAATCAAGATTTATTAAGCGATAACGCTAAAAAAATCACAGATAAAGAGACGATTAAAATAGGGGATGTCGTTGTTTGGACAAACTACTTAGATCAAACACAATACGGTCTCTATATTGGCGATGATATCTTGATTACTGTTGAAAATGTTGGCGACGATCAATATGAAGTTGTGACTCAATATTATATCGAAAATGATGATCAAACGATTTATCGTAATGGAAGCTTAGCCTTAAATAAAGAAGGTCAAAGCTTGTTGAAACAATATCCTGCGTCAATGAACTTCCAAACGAATCCATTGACGAAGAAATTTATTGAATTAATCGGTGAAGGCGCTCGTGAACTAGGTCTTAAATACGATGTGTTTGCCTCAGTGATGATTGCCCAAGCATTATTAGAAAGTGCTTCAGGTACAAGTGGTTTAGCTCAAGCACCAAATCATAATTTATTTGGTATTAAAGGCCAATATAAAAATCAAAGTGTGTCGATGTCGACTAGTGAAGATGACGGCAAAGGGAATCTTTACACCATTCAATCGGCCTTTAGAAAATACCCGAGTTATCAAGAGTCATTGAAAGACTATGTTTCACTAATAAAAAATGGTACTGCGTGGAAAGATGATTTTTATAAAGAAACTTGGCGTTCAGAAGCTAACAACTATATTACAGCTGCTCAAAGCTTAACTGGGAAGTACGCGACAGATACACAATATGATAAGAAGATTGTGAGTTTGATTGCAGCTTATGATTTAACGCAATATGATGAGCCGAAATTAGATACAACCGTTGCAGGCAAGACATCAGGTATTTTAACCTCAAGAGCTGCAATCCCTAAAGAATATCGTGAGTTAATGAAATTCCCAGATTATAACCAAAAGAATTACAACACATCAGGTTCTTATCCGGTTGGTCAATGTACGTGGTATGCGTATAACCGTGTCGCTCAATTAGGTATGGTCGTTGATGATTATATGGGTAACGGTGGTGAATGGGGTGCTAAAGGCGCACGCTTAGGTTATAAAGTAACAAGCACACCAAAAGCAGGCTATCTAGTGTCATTCTTACCAGGTGTGGCAGGTTCAAGTAGCCAATACGGCCATGTGGCATTCGTTGAAGCTGTAACAAAAGATGGTATCTTAATTTCAGAAGGCAATGTTGTTGGCGGAACACGCGTCTCTTATCGTATCATTTCTAATGATATTGCACGTTCTAGTCAAGTAAACTACATTGTAGCAAAACAAAAATAA
- the lepB gene encoding signal peptidase I, whose translation MKKNFILIALSITVTCLLIYTNLFKIHLIEGKSMEPTVHNNEAVLLRKTNKISRYVLIGFEDELAGNLLLKRVIGMPGDSYIIASNQLILTEKEENNFSSVSKFQLDENVAKELSHYNMIPENQYFVVGDNRGISNDSRKLGFVNKEDIEGEVIYRIFPLNRIGRVK comes from the coding sequence ATGAAAAAAAATTTTATTTTAATAGCTCTAAGTATAACGGTTACTTGTTTGCTAATATATACCAATCTGTTTAAAATTCATTTAATTGAAGGTAAAAGCATGGAACCAACAGTACATAATAATGAGGCGGTTTTGTTAAGGAAAACAAATAAAATAAGTAGATATGTGTTAATCGGATTCGAAGATGAGTTGGCGGGTAATTTATTATTAAAGAGAGTAATTGGAATGCCTGGTGATAGTTATATTATTGCTAGTAATCAGTTAATACTAACTGAAAAAGAAGAAAATAATTTTTCTTCTGTAAGTAAATTTCAATTAGATGAGAATGTTGCAAAAGAATTATCTCATTATAATATGATTCCCGAAAATCAGTATTTTGTCGTAGGAGACAATAGAGGTATATCTAATGATAGTAGGAAATTAGGTTTCGTAAATAAAGAGGACATTGAAGGAGAAGTTATATATAGAATTTTTCCATTAAATCGCATCGGAAGAGTAAAGTAA
- a CDS encoding low molecular weight protein-tyrosine-phosphatase, which translates to MTKILFVCLGNICRSPVGEAVMRHKVAQAGLADQIEVASRATSNYNVGKPPYHKTRELLDEKGIDYSGITSEQIKPQDFETFDYIIGMDEQNIANLKAMSPVEYHDKIMTCLSVLPEAGRPDVPDPYYTGEFEYTYELIDQATDKWLEYLGIYE; encoded by the coding sequence ATGACTAAAATATTATTTGTTTGTTTAGGAAATATTTGTCGTTCACCTGTAGGAGAAGCAGTGATGCGCCATAAAGTTGCCCAAGCAGGACTAGCTGATCAAATTGAAGTTGCTTCACGAGCAACTAGTAATTATAACGTAGGGAAGCCTCCTTACCACAAAACAAGAGAACTACTTGATGAAAAGGGAATTGATTATTCAGGTATTACTTCTGAACAAATTAAACCGCAAGATTTTGAGACATTTGACTATATTATCGGGATGGATGAGCAAAATATTGCCAATTTAAAAGCTATGTCCCCGGTAGAATATCATGATAAAATTATGACCTGCTTATCGGTGTTACCAGAAGCAGGTCGACCAGATGTGCCGGATCCTTATTATACCGGTGAATTTGAATATACATATGAATTGATTGATCAAGCGACTGATAAGTGGTTAGAATATCTGGGTATTTATGAATAA
- a CDS encoding YaiI/YqxD family protein, translating to MRIIIDGDACPVKQEIYQVALETKTPVILVSSYDHVSDKHPEQVEVVYVDRGADSADYKIIGIIQAHDILVTQDYGLASLALPKKVRVLHHTGKEYTYANIDQLLEQRHHSAKLRRSGQRTKGPSKLTIEQKEIFKALLTKIIAKGVS from the coding sequence ATGCGAATCATAATCGACGGCGATGCTTGTCCTGTTAAACAAGAAATCTATCAAGTTGCTCTGGAGACGAAGACGCCAGTTATCCTAGTTAGTAGCTACGATCATGTTAGCGATAAGCATCCCGAACAAGTTGAAGTAGTATATGTCGACCGCGGTGCTGACTCAGCCGATTACAAAATTATTGGTATAATTCAAGCCCATGATATTCTAGTGACGCAAGATTATGGCTTAGCCTCTCTTGCTTTACCAAAAAAAGTCCGTGTCCTTCATCATACGGGTAAAGAATATACCTATGCCAATATAGATCAACTACTCGAACAACGTCATCATTCCGCTAAACTTAGACGAAGTGGACAACGCACAAAAGGACCAAGTAAATTGACGATAGAGCAAAAAGAAATATTCAAAGCATTATTAACAAAAATTATTGCAAAAGGAGTCAGTTAA
- the leuS gene encoding leucine--tRNA ligase, with the protein MVFNHREIEQKWQQHWAKEHTFKTTEDDNKPNFYALDMFPYPSGQGLHVGHPEGYTATDILSRLKRAQGYNVLHPMGWDAFGLPAEQYALDTGNDPAEFTEKNIQTFKRQINSLGFSYDWDREINTTDPNYYKWTQWIFTKLYEKGLAYESEVAVNWCPALGTVLANEEVIDGLSERGGHPVIRKPMKQWMLKITAYADRLIDDLEEVDWPESIKEMQRNWIGRSEGAHITFEIDGTDKTFTAFTTRPDTLFGATYAVMAPELPLVKEIMTAEQADAVEAYIKEAEKKSDLDRTELAKEKTGVFTGAYAINPANGEKMPIWIADYVLATYGTGAIMAVPAHDERDYEFAKTFGLSIIPVIEGGNIEEAAHTGEGVHINSDFLNGLDNETAIANMIDWLTEKGIGKKEVNYRLRDWLFSRQRYWGEPIPVIHWEDGTMTTVPEEELPLALPKTTDIQPSGTGESPLANIEEWVNVVDPVTGKKGRRETNTMPQWAGSSWYYLRYIDPHNHEQLADPAKLAKWLPVDMYIGGAEHAVLHLLYARFWHKFLYDIGVVGTKEPFQRLFNQGMILGSNNEKMSKSKGNVVNPDDVVEKYGADTLRLYEMFMGPLDASIAWSENGLEGSRKFLDRVWRLIVDENGKMRDRITTKNDGKLTKVYHQTVKKVTEDYEILHFNTAISQLMIFVNEANKQDALPYEYIKGFVQLLAPIAPHLGEELWQILGNESDISYVAWPTYDEAELTEDTAEIVIQINGKVRARIEVAIDINKEDLEKFAIAHEQIAPQLEGKTIRKVIAVPGKLVNIVAN; encoded by the coding sequence ATGGTTTTTAATCACCGCGAAATCGAGCAAAAATGGCAACAACATTGGGCCAAAGAACACACGTTTAAAACAACAGAAGATGACAACAAGCCTAACTTTTATGCGTTAGACATGTTCCCATATCCATCAGGTCAAGGGTTACACGTTGGGCATCCAGAAGGTTACACAGCAACTGATATCTTATCACGTCTAAAACGTGCACAGGGCTACAACGTCTTACATCCAATGGGGTGGGATGCGTTTGGTTTGCCAGCTGAGCAATATGCCTTAGATACTGGTAACGACCCAGCTGAATTTACTGAGAAAAATATTCAAACCTTTAAACGCCAAATCAATTCATTAGGCTTCAGCTATGATTGGGATCGTGAAATTAACACGACTGATCCAAACTACTATAAGTGGACACAATGGATTTTTACAAAATTATATGAAAAAGGATTAGCTTACGAATCTGAAGTCGCTGTTAACTGGTGTCCAGCACTTGGAACGGTGTTAGCCAATGAAGAAGTCATCGACGGTTTATCAGAACGTGGTGGTCATCCGGTTATTCGTAAACCAATGAAACAATGGATGTTAAAAATTACTGCTTATGCTGATCGTTTAATTGATGACTTAGAGGAAGTAGACTGGCCAGAAAGCATCAAAGAGATGCAACGTAACTGGATTGGTCGTTCAGAAGGTGCACATATTACCTTTGAAATTGATGGCACGGATAAAACATTCACTGCTTTCACAACGCGTCCTGATACATTGTTTGGGGCAACGTATGCAGTAATGGCACCAGAACTACCATTAGTTAAAGAAATTATGACCGCTGAACAAGCTGACGCAGTCGAAGCATACATCAAAGAAGCAGAGAAAAAATCTGACTTAGACCGTACCGAATTAGCAAAAGAAAAAACAGGTGTTTTCACGGGAGCTTACGCGATTAACCCAGCCAACGGCGAAAAAATGCCAATCTGGATTGCTGACTACGTGTTAGCAACTTACGGTACGGGTGCTATTATGGCGGTGCCAGCTCACGACGAACGTGACTACGAGTTTGCTAAAACATTTGGCCTATCAATTATTCCAGTTATCGAAGGTGGCAACATCGAAGAAGCTGCTCACACAGGAGAAGGCGTGCATATCAATTCTGATTTCTTAAACGGATTAGATAACGAAACAGCTATTGCTAACATGATTGATTGGTTAACAGAAAAAGGTATCGGTAAAAAAGAAGTGAACTACCGTCTACGTGACTGGTTATTCTCTCGCCAACGTTATTGGGGTGAACCAATTCCGGTGATTCATTGGGAAGATGGTACGATGACAACTGTTCCAGAAGAAGAGTTACCGTTAGCTTTACCAAAAACTACCGACATTCAACCAAGTGGAACAGGTGAATCACCACTTGCTAATATCGAAGAGTGGGTAAACGTTGTAGACCCAGTGACTGGTAAAAAAGGTCGCCGTGAAACCAATACAATGCCACAATGGGCTGGTAGCTCATGGTACTACTTACGTTACATTGATCCACACAATCATGAACAATTAGCAGATCCAGCTAAATTAGCGAAATGGTTACCAGTTGATATGTACATTGGTGGAGCAGAACATGCTGTACTTCACTTATTATATGCTCGCTTCTGGCATAAATTCCTATATGATATCGGTGTAGTCGGCACGAAAGAGCCATTCCAACGCCTATTCAACCAAGGCATGATTTTAGGAAGCAATAACGAGAAAATGTCTAAATCTAAAGGTAATGTCGTGAACCCTGATGATGTCGTTGAAAAATACGGTGCTGATACATTACGTCTTTACGAAATGTTTATGGGACCATTAGACGCGTCAATCGCCTGGAGTGAAAATGGTTTAGAAGGTTCTCGTAAATTCTTAGACCGCGTATGGCGTCTAATCGTTGATGAAAATGGCAAAATGCGCGACCGCATTACCACTAAAAATGACGGTAAATTGACAAAAGTTTACCATCAAACAGTGAAAAAAGTCACTGAAGATTACGAAATCTTACACTTTAACACAGCGATTTCACAATTAATGATCTTTGTAAACGAAGCGAATAAACAAGACGCACTTCCTTATGAATACATTAAAGGTTTCGTCCAATTACTAGCGCCAATCGCGCCTCATTTAGGTGAAGAATTATGGCAAATCCTAGGAAACGAAAGTGATATTTCTTACGTTGCATGGCCAACTTACGATGAAGCAGAATTAACTGAAGATACAGCTGAAATCGTGATCCAAATCAACGGAAAAGTGCGCGCGCGTATTGAAGTAGCGATTGATATTAACAAAGAAGACTTAGAGAAATTCGCGATTGCACATGAACAAATTGCCCCACAACTAGAAGGCAAAACGATTCGTAAAGTCATAGCTGTACCAGGCAAATTAGTCAATATTGTTGCAAATTAA
- a CDS encoding LysM peptidoglycan-binding domain-containing protein, with amino-acid sequence MAQKHSDNNGIDFNYRFSIMKKSTSLLGTTLAMGSFVGLIDGSQVALADSLDKVEGKQENDKLAKIDNDTITSFSSQADFVYKIGSLAQVVADEHDLYASIMVAQAILESSWGNSALASYPNHNLFGIKGAYNNQSVIMRTWEHYNGKDVYVNAAFRKYPSYKESLYDNAYVLRNTSFVSGTYYYAGAWKSNSRSYRDATAWLTGRYATDPNYGSKLNSIIERYNLTAFDTPGSHPNVSFNGTVTNGGSNGTSLGTTSNQSTKPQAAETTGTTTYKVKAGDTLFSIARKNNVSVTDIRTWNKLSGDLIYVGQTLKTSKTQVSGQAQSNNVQTNNQANKESNTTLSSAKTYKVKANDTLYGVATKHGISVAQLKSWNKLTGDTIYVGQTLKLGSTTAQTNTQSNKETTNNQGTSSNKKTHQVTAGDTLFSIARNYGISVAQLKSWNKISGDLIFVGQNLTVKQSQSTTTNNAQSTTTNQSNNNNKQTTTAKSYTVKANDTLYRIATTYGVTMSQLKEWNALKSDVIYVGQKLKIVAPTTTAQRATNNNAGSTQPTANTTTTNTSSSTYTVAAGDTLFSIASRHGLSVENLQKLNNLRNHIIYVGQKLNLKASGMQAISQTPTVQANRPAEGSETKKHEVIKGDTLYSIAKKYKLTVKELKELNKLTNDAIYIGQSLKVK; translated from the coding sequence ATGGCACAAAAACACAGTGATAATAACGGAATTGACTTCAATTACCGTTTTTCAATAATGAAAAAATCAACGTCTTTATTGGGAACAACGCTTGCAATGGGATCCTTTGTAGGATTAATAGATGGTTCCCAAGTAGCACTAGCAGATAGTCTAGACAAAGTTGAGGGGAAACAGGAAAATGACAAATTAGCAAAAATCGATAACGATACAATCACATCGTTTTCTTCACAAGCTGATTTCGTCTACAAAATTGGTAGTCTGGCACAAGTTGTGGCAGATGAGCATGATTTATATGCATCAATTATGGTAGCGCAAGCTATTTTGGAAAGTTCATGGGGAAATAGTGCGCTAGCAAGTTATCCAAACCATAATTTATTTGGAATTAAAGGCGCTTATAATAATCAAAGTGTCATAATGAGAACATGGGAACATTATAACGGCAAAGATGTTTATGTAAATGCCGCATTTAGAAAATATCCATCATACAAAGAATCATTGTATGATAATGCATATGTTTTAAGAAATACTAGTTTTGTTTCAGGGACTTATTACTACGCAGGTGCGTGGAAAAGCAATAGTCGCTCATATCGTGATGCTACGGCGTGGCTAACAGGACGGTATGCAACGGATCCAAATTACGGTTCAAAATTAAACAGTATTATTGAACGTTATAATTTAACCGCATTTGACACACCAGGAAGTCATCCTAATGTTTCATTTAATGGGACGGTTACCAATGGTGGGTCAAACGGAACAAGCTTAGGCACAACGAGTAACCAATCGACTAAACCACAGGCAGCAGAGACAACAGGTACTACAACTTATAAAGTAAAAGCTGGTGATACGCTATTTAGTATCGCTCGTAAAAATAACGTCAGTGTTACTGATATTCGGACGTGGAATAAATTGTCAGGAGACTTAATTTACGTTGGTCAAACTTTAAAAACTAGTAAAACACAAGTCTCAGGGCAAGCCCAGTCTAATAATGTTCAAACTAACAATCAGGCAAATAAAGAATCAAATACGACACTATCATCTGCTAAAACGTATAAAGTAAAAGCTAATGATACATTATACGGTGTCGCAACTAAGCATGGTATAAGTGTTGCTCAACTTAAGTCATGGAATAAATTAACGGGTGATACAATTTATGTGGGTCAAACATTAAAATTAGGCTCAACAACAGCTCAAACTAATACGCAATCAAATAAAGAAACAACTAATAATCAAGGTACAAGCTCTAATAAAAAAACACACCAAGTAACAGCCGGAGATACATTATTTAGTATTGCACGTAACTACGGTATCAGCGTTGCTCAACTTAAGTCATGGAATAAAATTAGTGGCGATTTAATTTTTGTCGGTCAAAATTTAACAGTGAAACAGTCCCAATCAACAACTACTAATAATGCACAGAGTACAACGACTAACCAAAGTAACAACAATAACAAACAAACAACGACGGCTAAAAGCTACACAGTTAAAGCAAACGATACGCTTTATCGTATCGCGACTACTTATGGTGTCACAATGTCACAACTTAAAGAATGGAACGCGTTGAAGAGTGATGTGATTTACGTCGGTCAGAAATTGAAAATTGTTGCGCCAACGACGACTGCCCAACGAGCGACAAATAATAACGCTGGTAGCACACAACCAACAGCCAATACGACTACGACTAATACTTCAAGCAGCACATATACAGTGGCAGCAGGTGATACGTTGTTTAGCATTGCAAGCAGACATGGCCTTTCAGTCGAAAACTTGCAAAAACTGAACAATCTTCGCAATCATATTATCTATGTTGGTCAGAAATTGAACTTAAAAGCGAGTGGAATGCAAGCAATTAGTCAAACACCAACTGTGCAGGCAAACAGACCAGCAGAAGGCAGTGAAACTAAGAAACATGAAGTGATTAAAGGTGACACGTTGTATTCTATTGCTAAAAAATATAAGTTAACCGTTAAAGAATTGAAAGAATTGAATAAACTAACAAACGATGCAATTTATATTGGTCAAAGCCTTAAAGTAAAATAA
- a CDS encoding DUF1700 domain-containing protein, which yields MTAQLYLDKLALALSELSSENRELVIAYYRDLISQQELDEASEDRLIQQFGEPSIIATSLLKKVKTSSTKSNYEQQGWQPFEHDETVDESKAKKNKNQSSTWQAGASADEHYPKRYSGFQRFMQIFGLLFINLTMMIWLFFAVAMAIFAGWICTAAFLASPIIIIGAYFTPYLTYPLLSLSIGLVMFGLGIFGLYICKTLTKYFFKVLSYYFKANLQVLRGAY from the coding sequence ATGACTGCTCAACTTTATTTAGATAAACTAGCGCTAGCTCTGAGTGAGCTTTCAAGTGAAAATCGCGAACTAGTTATTGCGTATTATCGTGACTTAATTAGCCAACAAGAACTTGATGAGGCATCAGAGGATAGATTAATTCAACAATTTGGCGAACCAAGTATCATCGCTACTTCATTACTCAAAAAAGTTAAAACATCATCAACTAAAAGTAACTATGAACAACAAGGCTGGCAGCCTTTTGAGCATGATGAGACTGTTGATGAAAGTAAAGCTAAAAAAAATAAAAATCAAAGCAGCACTTGGCAAGCAGGTGCGAGTGCCGACGAGCATTATCCAAAGCGTTATTCAGGTTTCCAACGTTTCATGCAAATTTTTGGATTACTGTTTATTAATTTGACGATGATGATTTGGCTATTCTTTGCAGTCGCCATGGCCATTTTTGCTGGCTGGATTTGTACAGCCGCTTTCTTAGCAAGTCCGATTATTATTATTGGCGCATATTTTACACCGTACTTGACCTACCCGTTACTAAGTCTTTCAATCGGACTAGTTATGTTTGGATTAGGAATCTTCGGCCTATATATTTGTAAAACGCTGACAAAATACTTTTTTAAAGTATTAAGCTACTATTTCAAAGCCAATCTGCAAGTCTTGCGAGGTGCCTATTAA